The stretch of DNA CACGTTTCGTGCAAGATTTTACCCTTCACGAGAGCAAAACGGCCGCTTTATGCGGCCGTTTTTGCGTTGGAAATAAAGAATCGTGTTCACCTAAAGAGTCTATTGGAGAGCTCAGGAGGATTCATTGAGTTTTTGGAGGAAAGAACTTGCATTATCTTTGTGTACAGCGATATAGTTTGTTGGAGTCTTATCCTCTCTATCGGGTTCAAATCGTTGGATTTTGGTAAGAGCTCCGTTGAACTGTATTTGGTATACATTGTATTCATGCTCAACAAAAAAATTTTCAAGCTTTCTCAGCTTTTGCTCCCTGTACTCAACGATATCATTCTGTAATTTTTCTTTCGTCACACGAAGGAAATGATTCAAGATTTCAAAAACAATGTAGGGTGAACATTTTGTTATAGTTCCGGAAAACCCTTTCAATACCTCGAGTTCTCCACCTTCAACATCAATTTTGATGGTAGCAATTGGGGATTTAATAAACTCGTCGACAATTTCATCTCCACGGGTTCCATAGACGCATTTCGAATAGGTGTGAAAACCATCAGGCCTGTATTTGGAATCAATAGAAGTCGTTGGGTCACAGTTTAGCTTGCGATATTGCAACATAATTGGACCTGTTTTATCGGCAGCAGCAACAGGGATAATGTGATGGTTTTCAAGCGCGTTGGCATTGATGAATCTCTTGGCAAGGAAACACGATGTGATATCAGGCTCAAAGCCAACATACATGGCATTGAAACCAAGGCTATAGAGTTTTTTTATTGTTTGTCCAACATTTACTCCTACGTCAATAAATGCACCATCATGATTTTTGATGAGAAAAGAAAATACAGAATCGAGTTCTGGCTCATAGTTGTCTAGTGATAATGCTATAGAGATATCTCCATCTTTAGAAATGTAGATTGGATAATGATATTTATTGTTGTTTGTGAATTTGATAATATCAATGCTTAGTGCCTTTGCTGTCATTTTTAGTAATTTTAGAAATGGTCTTCTCATAAATCCTCACGATGTTTTAGTTTTTAGCTTTTTGAGAATGTTTTTGGTAAAGAATAACATATAACAATAATTTTTTTCCCATATGTTATATGACAAACGATTGCAATGGTGTATGTTCCTTCTTGCATGGTCGTATTTGGATGCAATGTGATGGTAAAATATTGAATAATATAGATTTAAATGTTCAAAATCTTTTCCGTCAGGGACATGTCCATTTGTTCTGATTTGTCTTATTACTCCTTTTCTAGTCTGATTATGAACGCTCACCTGCATCGAACTCGACAATCATGATATCTGTTTGATGTAGATGGTTCGTACTTGGGCCAACTTTGCATAGCCGGGGAGTGAGAGTCCTGCGTACGGCGATGGAGACCACTCCTTTTCATTGGCGTACGAATAGAAAAT from Desulfovibrio inopinatus DSM 10711 encodes:
- a CDS encoding FkbM family methyltransferase; the protein is MRRPFLKLLKMTAKALSIDIIKFTNNNKYHYPIYISKDGDISIALSLDNYEPELDSVFSFLIKNHDGAFIDVGVNVGQTIKKLYSLGFNAMYVGFEPDITSCFLAKRFINANALENHHIIPVAAADKTGPIMLQYRKLNCDPTTSIDSKYRPDGFHTYSKCVYGTRGDEIVDEFIKSPIATIKIDVEGGELEVLKGFSGTITKCSPYIVFEILNHFLRVTKEKLQNDIVEYREQKLRKLENFFVEHEYNVYQIQFNGALTKIQRFEPDREDKTPTNYIAVHKDNASSFLQKLNESS